In Zunongwangia profunda SM-A87, the following proteins share a genomic window:
- a CDS encoding SDR family NAD(P)-dependent oxidoreductase: protein MNSNLTAIVTGGNAGLGFATAKKLCNEGITTYVIGRNKEKTLKACEEIGEYAKPFILDLTDLDKIPAAITEIAKEAGRIDILVNNAGINMKKEFLEVENDEFQNILHTNVTSVFAISREVAKVMKENGKGSIINISSMAAQYGIPHVIAYSASKTAVEGMTRAMAVDLAKFGIRVNCVAPGFIKTNMSSKALDSDPERKNKVLGRTPMGKLGEPADIGDAVFYYATDLSKFTTGTVLPIDGGNSIGF from the coding sequence ATGAACTCGAATTTAACTGCTATAGTAACCGGTGGTAACGCCGGACTAGGATTTGCCACAGCTAAAAAACTTTGTAATGAAGGAATAACTACATACGTTATTGGCCGAAACAAAGAAAAAACTTTAAAAGCCTGCGAAGAAATTGGCGAATACGCAAAACCATTTATTTTAGATTTAACCGATTTGGATAAAATCCCTGCGGCGATTACCGAAATTGCTAAAGAAGCAGGCAGAATCGACATCCTGGTTAATAATGCAGGAATCAACATGAAAAAAGAATTTCTGGAAGTCGAAAATGATGAATTTCAGAACATCTTGCATACAAATGTTACCAGCGTTTTTGCTATAAGCCGGGAAGTTGCAAAAGTGATGAAGGAAAACGGCAAAGGAAGTATTATCAACATCAGTTCAATGGCTGCGCAATACGGAATTCCACATGTTATTGCCTATTCTGCAAGTAAGACTGCGGTAGAAGGTATGACCAGAGCTATGGCAGTAGATTTGGCGAAGTTTGGCATACGGGTAAATTGCGTGGCTCCCGGATTTATTAAAACAAATATGTCCAGCAAAGCTTTAGATAGTGATCCCGAAAGAAAAAATAAAGTACTGGGAAGAACTCCTATGGGTAAATTAGGCGAACCGGCAGATATCGGTGACGCTGTTTTTTATTATGCCACAGATCTTTCAAAATTCACTACAGGAACAGTGTTACCTATCGATGGTGGTAATTCAATTGGCTTTTAA